A part of Vigna radiata var. radiata cultivar VC1973A chromosome 11, Vradiata_ver6, whole genome shotgun sequence genomic DNA contains:
- the LOC106776925 gene encoding protein TIFY 6B, whose amino-acid sequence MERDFMGLNSKEPFVGTKEEMNNDSGCKISGFTKGGMVKWPFMNKVSVHPHSMSLNTPQKSVNHDEQGGGIHFSLSPYTTLHDVNHMNRPHNVKMFPVPNQAIPVSMGPLSLNNPFATLGQNMNASSMKQPLLGGIPVTAPHSVLPVVGVGAVAGMTESCVKPSVSVPKLTIFYAGTVNVFDDITPEKAQAIMLMARNGLSVASKVSVPNVQAPIHSKLIPLSSNLSGSSHTGTKSGSVSSSSDEFLAAKTSGGTPTSVNKAETPKVVNTNTMLLSAVPQARKASLARFLEKRKERVLSAAPYNLDKKYENMSEQSATVSNISGSEGVTKQG is encoded by the exons ATGGAGAGAGATTTTATGGGTCTGAACTCGAAGGAACCATTCGTTGGAACGAAGGAAGAGATGAATAATGATAGTGGGTGCAAAATCTCAG GTTTCACAAAAGGAGGTATGGTAAAATGGCCCTTCATGAACAAAGTATCTGTCCATCCTCATTCGATGTCTTTGAATACTCCTCAG AAATCTGTCAATCATGATGAACAAGGTGGTGGCATTCATTTTTCCCTGAGTCCTTATACTACACTACATGATGTGAATCATATGAACCGCCCTCATAATGTGAAGATGTTTCCAGTTCCCAACCAAGCAATTCCAGTTTCCATGGGACCTCTATCACTAAATAATCCCTTTGCAACTCTTGGTCAGAATATGAATGCTTCTAGTATGAAGCAACCACTACTAGGGGGAATACCTGTTACAGCACCCCATTCAGTTCTTCCTGTAGTTGGTGTTGGTGCTGTTGCTGGAATGACTGAATCATG TGTGAAACCATCTGTATCTGTTCCTAAACTTACCATCTTCTATGCTGGCACTGTGAATGTCTTTGATGATATAACTCCTGAGAAG GCTCAAGCAATCATGTTGATGGCTAGGAATGGCTTATCAGTTGCTTCTAAGGTGTCAGTGCCTAATGTTCAGGCACCCATACATAGTAAACTCATACCACTCTCAAGTAATTTATCTGGGTCTTCACATACTGGTACAAAATCAGGGAGTGTTTCAAGTAGCAGTGATGAATTTCTGGCAGCTAAAACATCTGGTGGTACCCCTACTTCTGTTAACAAAGCAGAAACTCCTAAAGTAGTCAACACAAACACCATGCTGTTATCAG CTGTGCCACAAGCTCGCAAGGCATCATTGGCTCGATTTTTGGAGAAGCGCAAAGAAAG GGTGTTGAGTGCAGCACCATATAACCTGGACAAGAAGTATGAGAATATGTCAGAACAGAGTGCAACTGTTTCTAACATCAGTGGAAGTGAGGGTGTAACCAAACAAGGATAG